A region of Flavobacteriales bacterium DNA encodes the following proteins:
- a CDS encoding YihY/virulence factor BrkB family protein: MFKPLIEYIQTSPPVEWTRSALEKIILPGFEGLNLLFVIRFFFHGLGNGALALRASAISFQLIMAFFPTVILLFSLIPYISDDFQILLLNYLSDIIPNRAYAVFEGAIVDLIQNKRTGILSVTFLLVFYYSSRSVSSILSAFGQSVNLVNRQGAFIQFFISLLIMLVLAILVITALSLVTASGWVADYLDSLEIIDDGIQTAFFYLTNYAIVLLLFMMAISILYNVGNPDDKGWKVFSAGTTLASLLMILIALGFATYVNDFTSFDELYGYVGSVIGSIIIFCLWIYFNSIVLLIGFELNASISRARKAHSEVKESLVEKHSKL, encoded by the coding sequence ATGTTCAAACCGCTGATTGAGTATATACAGACCAGTCCACCAGTAGAATGGACCAGATCCGCTTTGGAGAAGATCATTCTACCCGGTTTCGAAGGATTGAATCTGCTATTTGTCATTCGGTTCTTTTTCCATGGACTAGGAAATGGAGCTCTGGCGCTGCGTGCTTCTGCCATTTCCTTCCAGTTGATCATGGCCTTCTTCCCCACGGTCATTCTGCTTTTCTCACTGATCCCCTACATATCGGATGACTTTCAGATACTCCTACTCAACTACCTGAGCGATATCATTCCGAATAGGGCATATGCCGTATTCGAAGGTGCCATCGTAGACCTCATTCAGAACAAACGCACGGGTATTCTTTCCGTGACCTTCCTACTGGTCTTCTATTATTCCAGTCGATCGGTGTCGTCTATTCTCTCAGCATTCGGGCAGTCGGTCAATCTGGTCAATCGGCAAGGAGCATTCATTCAGTTCTTCATATCCCTACTGATCATGTTGGTATTGGCCATACTGGTGATCACCGCTCTGTCTTTGGTCACTGCTAGTGGATGGGTCGCAGATTATCTGGACAGCCTGGAAATTATAGACGATGGTATACAGACCGCCTTTTTCTATTTGACCAACTATGCCATCGTACTGCTCCTATTCATGATGGCCATATCGATACTTTATAATGTGGGCAATCCGGATGACAAAGGGTGGAAGGTCTTTTCTGCAGGGACCACCTTGGCCAGCCTGCTCATGATCTTGATCGCCCTCGGGTTTGCCACCTATGTGAACGACTTCACAAGTTTCGATGAACTCTATGGTTATGTGGGTTCGGTCATCGGGTCCATCATTATCTTCTGTCTGTGGATCTACTTCAACAGTATTGTTCTTCTGATAGGTTTCGAACTGAATGCCTCGATAAGTCGGGCGCGAAAAGCCCACTCAGAAGTCAAGGAATCACTTGTTGAAAAGCACTCTAAGCTC